The region ctttgctcagcTGCTGCAACACGCACCTCGTAAAACGTACTCCGAGGTCAAATGGGAGAATGAAAATTTCCACAATAGTTCTGAATTTTCCAGAGACTGTATACCTTAGAACAGAACAAGAACCGACAAAGCCAAACCAGCTCGAACGAAGCTACTTACAGCCCAAAGAGGAAACAAATTACCGCACCTTTTAATGAGAAATGCATTTCCATGGTGAAGCTCTCTCACAGATTTAACTTAGGCTTGATTTGACAAGCATTCCCACTTAGAAAAGGCAAGCAAGGCGCTTCCAAAACAGGTATTTATGTGTGAGCAGAGATTCAGGATTTTGACAAGAGTAGGTGAACTTACTTTGGACCGagttcttttctggtttttctcgCTAAATTTCTCCTTCATTTCCTCCAAGAGATGCTTCAGTTCCCGCTCCTCTGATGTTCCTAAGTATTTTTGGTTAATATGCAGGTAGCAGTGCCACTTGGCCGATTCGAATCCCCAGTGGCAGGTCCTCTTGTCCGGGGATCTGTGCGAATGCATCACAAACGTCTGGGGTGAAAACATCCCGTAGCACTCCAAACACTGGATACACGGGTCATCTGGCGCAAGGTAGAACTGAGGTGCAAACAAGCCCTGGCACTTGCCCAGGCATTCATGCTCAACTTCAAAGGCACTGCCAGTCTCCTTCAGTTGGGCCAAGGTGTTCTTACCAGGGAGAAAACTGCCATTTTGCGGGAAAGTGCGAGGACGTAGTAAAGCATTGCATAGTCTCTGAGCATCGGTCAGTGTAATTAGCCCACAGGACGGAGCGTTAAACGGAAGAATTCCCAAAACCTTCAGAATATGAAGCTGGTCGGAAGTGCACCTTGAGCAGTATATGTACAGTTCGTCACACACCGTGTTGATCTGTTGCAATGAAAAGTCTCGCAGAACCGAATTCAACACCTGAGGCAGGCAAAGTCTTTTCTCTCCTCCGACTTTAAAACACGAGATAGATTCCCCCTCCAGTATAGTCTGGGTGAGTTCCGTGGAGCTGTCCGGAGGAATGAGCAGTGGACCAGAAAGTATTTGCGGCGATGGAAGAGGCAAGAAGACAGCGGGTGACATACTTTCCTGGGAATAACGAGCTGAAAAAGCTGCCGGTCCACCCAGTGAACTCTGGCTGCTCAGGTGGAACTGTGCCAACGTGTGTTTCAAACCTGGATTTAAATTCAAAGGCTCAGATAGGGAAGTACTGTTTGGCTTGGCGGTTTCCCCATCAGCCTCCACAGGAGTTTCGTCATATTCATCcaagttttccttctttatcgTTGGCAATTTATTTATTACAACTCGTACTTTGCTATTTACATGCATTTCTgtcattgctttttttaatggtggGCTCCCATCCTCTTGGATCCCACTCCGTTTTTGGTCTGAAACTAGACCTAGAGGGAAGTTTATTTGCGGGCTTTCCATTGCTAAACACCAGAACATTAATTAAGTCAGTCTTGAGTGTGCATTTTCCTGCTTGTtcatacaaaaaataatttcaggcgACCTTGACCACCTCAGGCACACCAGGTTTTGCActcctttcagaaaaatgttactTCTTCAGCCTCCAACAGTTAAAACTGGAACCCATTTTGCATGTAATACCATAAAATTAATACTGGAGGGGTTACACaagtttctttaattttatagTTATTTGTTCAATTTTCTCGTATAAAAAAACCGCTGCAGTATGTGTACAAAAGGCTTTTCTTCACACCCTACCCGCTATTTTACACAGTAGTCTTGTACTGCAATTTAGTAAAAAATGATGAGCTGATGCAAGAGTGTCCATCCTtgatcatttttttcctctaaaaaatATACTGCCTTTCCAACTCTGTctctatttaaatattaaaagagaaaaatggtcTCAGTTTGAAGAACGCTGATCTTCACGCAACCGATCCAAAATGCAGTTCGAGTTGTATGAAAATTTTATTCAGCGCTTTCAGTTCTTGGGAGATCAAACACAGTCTTAAGGGCTTGCTTTATTGCGCTGCCAACTTTATGATTTCATCACCGCTGCGAGAGTTACTATGGCAGTTCACAAATAAATCCCCAAATTAAAGGCTGATCCGGATCGTCGGCCAAAAACCAAACGTCCCTAGAGAGTCACCTTTTCGCGCAGATGTCACTGGTGTGCGTCAGAATTTTCCCACCCCGAGTTATTAGTAACAGAGGTAAGATGCAGGCCATCGGCTAAATTCATGTCTTGGGCTAGCAGAGTTCTGTCAGCCTTTCCAGAGAGCCTGCGAAAAGAGGAAGAGGTCAGTCAGAAGCAATGCCAAAAGGTGAGTTTGCCATGTCAGAGGAGGGACGCGTTTCCCCCGTTAATTACGAAGCACCAGCGCGCAGAGAGCTTTCCTCTAGCACCGGGAGCCCCATTACAAGCCCTGGCAGATGGGTGAAGctggcagcagcggcagcagccaACTCCCGACGCGCTGCACGCACCGGCGGCGAgccgcgggcggggggcggccctCCCACGGCCTGCGCGCCCCGGGGGGACGAGGACCGGGGTCCGGGGGGAGCGGAGGGCCGCCCTCCACTCCCTCCGCCCGGCACCCCCGCCCTTCGCCCCGCAGCCCCTTCCCGGAAGGGCCCGGGACGCCGCATCCCGccgctccctccctctcttcccgCGCCGTGACTCACGCCAGCCCCGCCGGCACCGCTCCGGGCAGGGCTCGCCGCCTCCCTGGGagcgctccccgc is a window of Phalacrocorax aristotelis chromosome 7, bGulAri2.1, whole genome shotgun sequence DNA encoding:
- the SKIL gene encoding ski-like protein isoform X2 produces the protein MFWCLAMESPQINFPLGLVSDQKRSGIQEDGSPPLKKAMTEMHVNSKVRVVINKLPTIKKENLDEYDETPVEADGETAKPNSTSLSEPLNLNPGLKHTLAQFHLSSQSSLGGPAAFSARYSQESMSPAVFLPLPSPQILSGPLLIPPDSSTELTQTILEGESISCFKVGGEKRLCLPQVLNSVLRDFSLQQINTVCDELYIYCSRCTSDQLHILKVLGILPFNAPSCGLITLTDAQRLCNALLRPRTFPQNGSFLPGKNTLAQLKETGSAFEVEHECLGKCQGLFAPQFYLAPDDPCIQCLECYGMFSPQTFVMHSHRSPDKRTCHWGFESAKWHCYLHINQKYLGTSEERELKHLLEEMKEKFSEKNQKRTRSKADSQQSLELPQWYPVIKQEAEADPQPPSFFHPSYYLYMCDKVVAPNVSLASQCKDVAKTTVKVSEVIKSSPGQSEKLSSGKHKKAASYPELSLEEQEKIDLKSGVERHKRLDPPVSTRSARGGKSERVSSKITRDSSRVEVGNDARTLSPTLMKDISCEDDKGRIMEEVMKTYIKQQEKLNTILRRKQQLQMEVEMLSNSKVMKELTEEQQNLQKELECLQTEHAQRMEEFYFEQRDLEKKLDQVMKQKCSCDSNLEKDKEAEYAAQILDPRFQAVVRSTQVKQRAWQQVTSLSRVYGI
- the SKIL gene encoding ski-like protein isoform X1; the encoded protein is MFWCLAMESPQINFPLGLVSDQKRSGIQEDGSPPLKKAMTEMHVNSKVRVVINKLPTIKKENLDEYDETPVEADGETAKPNSTSLSEPLNLNPGLKHTLAQFHLSSQSSLGGPAAFSARYSQESMSPAVFLPLPSPQILSGPLLIPPDSSTELTQTILEGESISCFKVGGEKRLCLPQVLNSVLRDFSLQQINTVCDELYIYCSRCTSDQLHILKVLGILPFNAPSCGLITLTDAQRLCNALLRPRTFPQNGSFLPGKNTLAQLKETGSAFEVEHECLGKCQGLFAPQFYLAPDDPCIQCLECYGMFSPQTFVMHSHRSPDKRTCHWGFESAKWHCYLHINQKYLGTSEERELKHLLEEMKEKFSEKNQKRTRSKADSQQSLELPQWYPVIKQEAEADPQPPSFFHPSYYLYMCDKVVAPNVSLASQCKDVAKTTVKVSEVIKSSPGQSEKLSSGKHKKAASYPELSLEEQEKIDLKSGVERHKRLDPPVSTRSARGGKSERVSSKITRDSSRVEVGNDARTLSPTLMKDISCEDDKGRIMEEVMKTYIKQQEKLNTILRRKQQLQMEVEMLSNSKVMKELTEEQQNLQKELECLQTEHAQRMEEFYFEQRDLEKKLDQVMKQKCSCDSNLEKDKEAEYAAQLAELRQRLDHAEADRQELQDELRQEREAREKLEMMIKELKLQIVKSSKNGKGK